A portion of the Candidatus Eisenbacteria bacterium genome contains these proteins:
- a CDS encoding adenylyltransferase/cytidyltransferase family protein — protein sequence MSESSRVTSRPAARELVASWREDRQRVVFANGVFDLLHVGHLRYLEGARALGQRLVVAVNGDHSTAAHKGPGRPVVPALERAALVASLRCVDAVVIFDEPTVDALLRELRPDVHAKGTDYVAEGVPERATMRALGGETAITGDAKAHASRDLVERIRRGGREPR from the coding sequence GTGAGCGAATCGTCGCGCGTCACGTCGCGCCCGGCCGCGCGCGAGCTCGTGGCGAGCTGGCGTGAGGACCGGCAGCGAGTCGTGTTCGCCAACGGCGTGTTCGATCTGCTTCACGTCGGGCACCTGCGCTACCTCGAAGGCGCGCGTGCGCTCGGTCAACGCCTGGTGGTCGCGGTCAACGGCGACCACTCGACCGCGGCCCACAAGGGACCGGGCCGCCCGGTGGTCCCGGCACTCGAGCGGGCGGCGCTCGTCGCCAGCCTGCGGTGCGTCGACGCGGTCGTGATCTTCGACGAGCCGACGGTCGACGCGCTGCTGCGAGAACTGCGGCCCGACGTGCACGCCAAAGGCACCGACTACGTGGCGGAGGGCGTGCCCGAACGCGCGACCATGCGCGCACTCGGTGGCGAGACCGCGATCACCGGGGACGCCAAGGCGCACGCCAGTCGCGACCTGGTCGAGCGGATCCGCCGCGGCGGGCGGGAACCGCGATGA
- a CDS encoding glycosyltransferase family 9 protein: MTAVLAIRLRALGDVVLTIPALRALHLGHGAPVDVVTDPRYVELVEDLPYVRRVFALGRGSFDTLRLIATLRRERYAVAVDFFGNPRSAWLTAGARASTTAGYNLRGRGFAYRIRVAREQSPGPGRREYAAHVHRRLALAAGGRDDGLDARLTPTTAALAAADRMLASAGVRDPAHAIALVAAGTWATKTWPIAHAALLARRLVSAGREVVLIEGPGEERLAAWLTTNAPGVVRLPRCGIRELTAVIARLSALVGTDSGPRHLAAALGRPTYTWFGPTHPDTWTAPDPRHGFWQTSLPCRACDRTRCVHWSCLPALDPAIAAAHVLAHLEAFGGNPADFGPAARA, from the coding sequence ATGACCGCGGTGCTCGCGATCCGCCTTCGAGCCCTCGGCGACGTGGTGCTCACGATCCCGGCGCTGCGTGCACTTCACCTCGGACACGGCGCGCCGGTCGACGTCGTCACCGATCCTCGCTACGTCGAGCTGGTCGAGGATCTGCCGTACGTGCGCCGGGTGTTCGCGCTCGGTCGCGGAAGCTTCGACACGCTGCGCCTGATCGCGACCCTGCGACGCGAACGTTATGCAGTCGCCGTCGACTTCTTCGGCAATCCCCGCAGCGCGTGGTTGACGGCCGGAGCTCGCGCCTCGACCACCGCCGGCTACAATCTGCGCGGGCGCGGCTTTGCGTATCGGATTCGCGTGGCGCGCGAGCAGTCGCCGGGGCCCGGCCGCCGGGAGTACGCGGCTCACGTCCACCGACGTCTGGCGCTCGCAGCGGGCGGGAGGGACGACGGACTCGATGCGCGGCTCACGCCGACCACCGCGGCACTCGCAGCGGCGGATCGCATGCTCGCCTCGGCGGGCGTGCGCGATCCGGCGCATGCGATCGCGCTGGTGGCGGCGGGCACCTGGGCCACCAAGACCTGGCCGATCGCACACGCCGCGTTGCTCGCGCGGCGGCTGGTCTCGGCGGGTCGTGAGGTGGTGCTGATCGAGGGTCCGGGGGAGGAGCGGCTGGCCGCTTGGTTGACCACGAACGCGCCGGGTGTGGTGAGACTTCCGCGATGCGGGATCCGAGAGCTCACCGCCGTGATTGCGAGGCTCTCGGCCCTGGTCGGCACCGACAGCGGTCCGCGACATCTCGCCGCCGCGCTCGGCCGTCCGACCTACACGTGGTTCGGTCCGACGCACCCCGATACCTGGACCGCGCCCGATCCCCGACACGGTTTCTGGCAGACCTCGTTGCCGTGCCGCGCCTGCGATCGCACGCGCTGCGTTCACTGGTCGTGCCTTCCGGCACTCGACCCGGCGATCGCCGCGGCGCACGTGCTCGCTCACCTGGAGGCATTCGGTGGAAACCCTGCCGATTTCGGTCCTGCTGCTCGCGCGTGA
- a CDS encoding glycosyltransferase family 2 protein translates to METLPISVLLLARDEASRLAVLLPRLDFASEVVVVVDSASRDDTSRVASAAGARVFERALEGFGAQRQFALARCREPWVLWLDADEVPDEAALAAIRTAVRSPGEVRGFRLLRRGWFMGRRMRFCGWQDERITRLFRREGASFDDAPVHERLRLEGPQRDLDGVLEHHSYESFEVCRTKLVDYARRGAESARRRGRRAAAPDLVLRPLGRFVRQYVLQLGVLDGGHGLALCLYSAAQVFLREFELWSSAHARS, encoded by the coding sequence GTGGAAACCCTGCCGATTTCGGTCCTGCTGCTCGCGCGTGACGAGGCGAGCCGACTCGCGGTGCTGCTGCCGCGGCTCGACTTTGCGTCCGAAGTGGTGGTGGTGGTCGATTCCGCAAGTCGCGACGACACGTCGCGCGTCGCGAGTGCCGCGGGGGCGCGAGTGTTCGAGCGAGCGCTCGAGGGCTTCGGAGCGCAGCGGCAGTTCGCGCTCGCCCGCTGCCGGGAGCCGTGGGTGCTGTGGTTGGACGCCGACGAAGTGCCAGACGAAGCGGCGCTCGCAGCCATTCGCACCGCCGTCCGGTCGCCGGGTGAGGTGCGCGGATTTCGATTGCTGCGACGCGGCTGGTTCATGGGCCGGCGCATGCGATTCTGCGGCTGGCAGGACGAGCGCATCACGCGACTGTTCCGCCGCGAAGGGGCCAGCTTCGACGACGCACCCGTCCACGAGCGTCTGCGGCTCGAGGGGCCGCAACGCGATCTGGACGGGGTGCTCGAACACCACAGCTACGAGTCGTTCGAGGTGTGCCGGACCAAGCTGGTCGACTACGCGAGGCGTGGCGCCGAGAGCGCGCGCCGACGCGGACGCCGGGCCGCCGCTCCGGATCTGGTGCTGCGGCCGCTCGGCCGCTTCGTGCGGCAATACGTGCTGCAGCTCGGCGTGCTCGACGGCGGCCATGGATTGGCGCTGTGTCTCTATTCGGCCGCACAGGTGTTCCTGCGGGAGTTCGAGTTGTGGTCGTCGGCACACGCGCGATCGTGA
- a CDS encoding glycosyltransferase family 4 protein, with amino-acid sequence MVVGTRAIVTRALRVLHLDGGRTLRGGQRQVARLVEGLASRGVENHVLSACAELRERLATSAIRLEAWRPRGDLDLVAAWRCARASVAPADLIHAHDARSHGIALLARALGARVPVVVSRRTDAAIGRGWASRLKYRGPVARWLAVSEAVAAKLRAAGVDADRIAVVASGIEHRPAGGAAVARATLGVAPDARVIGTVAALTPEKGHEVLLEAAVRVCRREPRARFVWIGEGPERARLVARRDALGLAAHVMFAGAHRDARALMPGFDLLVAPSRIEGLGTAVLEAMADGVPVVASAVGGLRELIRNRETGRSVPVGDPAALADVILQAFAEPSETRQMSELARVEAARYDVSTMVEATWREYERVIRRV; translated from the coding sequence GTGGTCGTCGGCACACGCGCGATCGTGACGCGCGCCCTGCGGGTGCTGCATCTCGACGGCGGACGCACGCTGCGAGGGGGCCAGCGGCAGGTGGCTCGACTGGTGGAGGGGCTGGCGAGCCGGGGAGTCGAGAACCACGTACTGAGCGCGTGCGCGGAACTCCGTGAACGCCTCGCGACCTCCGCGATCCGGCTCGAGGCGTGGCGTCCGCGCGGCGATCTCGACCTGGTGGCGGCATGGAGGTGCGCGCGTGCGAGTGTGGCGCCCGCCGATCTGATCCACGCACATGACGCGCGTTCCCACGGCATCGCCCTGCTGGCTCGTGCGCTCGGCGCACGCGTTCCGGTGGTGGTGTCGCGGCGCACCGATGCGGCGATCGGTCGCGGGTGGGCGAGTCGCCTCAAGTATCGAGGGCCGGTGGCGAGATGGCTGGCGGTGAGTGAGGCGGTGGCGGCCAAGCTGCGCGCTGCAGGCGTCGATGCGGATCGCATCGCGGTGGTGGCGAGCGGCATCGAGCACCGCCCTGCGGGCGGTGCCGCCGTGGCGCGCGCGACGCTGGGCGTTGCTCCCGACGCGCGTGTGATCGGAACGGTGGCGGCGCTGACTCCCGAGAAGGGACATGAGGTGTTGCTGGAAGCGGCCGTGCGGGTGTGCCGTCGCGAACCGCGCGCGCGGTTCGTGTGGATCGGCGAGGGCCCCGAGCGGGCGCGACTCGTTGCTCGACGCGATGCGCTCGGACTGGCAGCCCACGTGATGTTCGCGGGAGCACATCGGGACGCGCGAGCGCTGATGCCGGGGTTCGATCTGCTCGTCGCGCCGTCACGCATCGAGGGGCTCGGAACGGCAGTGCTCGAGGCAATGGCCGACGGCGTGCCGGTGGTCGCCAGTGCGGTCGGCGGGCTGCGCGAGCTGATTCGAAATCGAGAAACCGGTCGCAGTGTCCCGGTCGGCGATCCGGCAGCGCTGGCGGATGTGATCCTCCAGGCATTCGCTGAGCCGTCCGAGACTCGTCAAATGTCCGAGCTCGCGCGCGTCGAGGCAGCCCGCTACGACGTCTCAACCATGGTCGAAGCGACGTGGCGGGAATACGAGCGGGTGATTCGACGTGTCTGA
- the rseP gene encoding RIP metalloprotease RseP — translation MLNTPVVPGVLLLGLVIFVHELGHFIAAKLRGVRVLRFSLGFGPRLIAVTRGETEYRLSWIPLGGYVQMAGDSPDETGSMPDTPDHFLSHPWYGRLFIAAAGPLANLITAFLVLVGVALTGVSYPDYPNRLGVTPDTSVAYQMGLREGDRIVRVGAAPVASWIPIFLGASKVPTDQPLELGVTRGDSTFALSLSAVDREPLMSSLHRPPDPPVIGNVVTGMPAYKAGLKVGDRITSVNGTPIANWNELPPAFDGLANQKVQLHIVREGRAFPIEVKPIDPTGGPEGKQGRIGIEPPVQGVYVERHPLLASIDIGFRATGEAVVSVYGGMWLTFSRPLYYREYLGGPIFIAQAASEQARRSLDSYLRFLAMINVAIMAFNLLPIPVLDGGHIVLALLQAVRRRPISTRGYLRFQKVGLVVVGSLLLLILANDPLRLVQRQRALDRAPKEVQVAPTPP, via the coding sequence TTGCTCAACACGCCGGTGGTACCCGGGGTCCTGCTGCTCGGCCTCGTGATTTTCGTTCACGAGCTGGGCCACTTCATCGCCGCCAAGCTGCGTGGCGTGCGGGTGCTGCGGTTCTCGCTCGGATTCGGGCCCAGGCTGATCGCGGTAACGCGCGGCGAAACCGAGTACCGGCTGTCGTGGATTCCGCTCGGCGGCTACGTCCAGATGGCGGGCGACAGTCCGGACGAAACCGGCTCGATGCCGGACACTCCCGATCACTTTCTCTCGCATCCGTGGTATGGACGGCTGTTCATTGCCGCCGCCGGTCCGCTCGCGAATCTGATCACCGCGTTTCTCGTGCTCGTGGGCGTTGCGCTCACCGGCGTGAGCTATCCGGATTACCCGAATCGGCTCGGCGTGACGCCCGATACCAGCGTGGCGTATCAGATGGGGCTGCGCGAGGGCGATCGAATCGTTCGAGTCGGCGCAGCCCCGGTCGCCAGCTGGATTCCGATCTTCCTCGGTGCTTCGAAGGTCCCGACCGACCAGCCGCTCGAGCTCGGTGTGACGCGCGGGGACTCCACGTTCGCGCTATCGCTCAGCGCCGTCGATCGCGAGCCGCTGATGTCGAGCCTTCATCGGCCGCCCGATCCGCCGGTGATCGGAAACGTGGTGACCGGCATGCCCGCATACAAGGCAGGGCTCAAGGTCGGGGATCGCATCACGAGCGTCAACGGCACGCCGATCGCCAACTGGAACGAGCTGCCGCCGGCATTCGACGGGCTCGCGAATCAGAAGGTGCAGCTGCACATCGTGCGTGAGGGCCGCGCGTTCCCGATCGAGGTCAAACCGATCGACCCGACCGGCGGCCCCGAGGGCAAACAGGGGCGGATCGGCATCGAGCCGCCGGTGCAGGGCGTCTACGTCGAGCGCCATCCGCTGCTCGCCTCGATCGACATCGGATTTCGCGCCACCGGCGAAGCGGTCGTGAGCGTCTACGGCGGCATGTGGCTGACGTTCTCGCGCCCGCTCTACTACCGCGAATACCTGGGCGGACCGATCTTCATCGCCCAGGCGGCCAGCGAGCAGGCGCGGCGCAGTCTCGACTCGTATCTCCGCTTTCTCGCGATGATCAACGTCGCGATCATGGCCTTCAATCTGCTCCCCATTCCGGTGCTGGACGGCGGGCACATCGTGCTCGCGCTTCTCCAGGCGGTGCGACGTCGGCCGATCTCGACGCGGGGATACCTCCGCTTCCAGAAGGTCGGACTGGTGGTGGTGGGAAGCCTGCTGCTGCTGATCCTCGCCAACGATCCACTGCGACTGGTGCAGCGTCAGCGCGCGCTCGACCGGGCTCCCAAGGAAGTCCAGGTTGCGCCGACTCCACCCTGA